In one Juglans regia cultivar Chandler chromosome 11, Walnut 2.0, whole genome shotgun sequence genomic region, the following are encoded:
- the LOC109003104 gene encoding oxysterol-binding protein-related protein 4B-like, which yields MVTGGKRENIIVLTKPETLEGESDADYTAPSLLQLILSLFKNVRPGSDLTSFQLPPLLNLPKSQLQSYGETVYCTATDMLSRCHHGEGPHERLIAVVAWSISTLRPVKFGVAPYNPVLGETHHVSRGNFNFLLEQVSHHPPVSALQATNEEENVELTWCHRVAPKFHGTSVEAVLQGKRQLKLLNHGETYVMNAPNLSIRFLPGPGTDWVGNVKIQCQETGLEAEYCCKSSSFMWRRGNHRYIKGKIFESSSLKTLYEIDGHWDRIVRVKDINSGEFTDIYNAKEVISRLNATIVKDPRELWPSESAVVWSEVSQCILSKDWEKAREAKRTVEEKQRELLRERGSIGESWVPKHFTVSHSKENGWDCSPIQKRVPPGPIVVPL from the exons ATG GTCACCGGAGGGAAGAGGGAGAACATAATTGTTCTGACAAAGCCAGAGACCTTAGAGGGGGAATCGGATGCTGATTACACGGCTCCTAGTCTTCTCCAACTTATTTTGAGTCTCTTTAAAAATGTCAGGCCAGGATCAGATCTCACAAGCTTTCAG TTGCCCCCTCTCCTCAACCTTCCAAAGTCGCAACTTCAGAGCTATGGAGAAACAGTGTATTGCACTGCTACCGATATGTTAAGCAGGTGCCACCATGGTGAGGGCCCACATGAAAGACTCATAGCTGTTGTAGCATGGAGCATTTCCACGCTTCGTCCTGTGAAATTTGGTGTTGCTCCTTACAATCCTGTTCTGGGAGAGACGCACCATGTTTCAAGGggaaatttcaattttctactTGAACAG GTTTCGCATCACCCACCAGTATCTGCACTCCAGGCAACCAATGAGGAAGAAAATGTCGAATTGACTTGGTGTCATCGTGTTGCCCCCAAATTCCATG GTACTTCAGTGGAAGCTGTGTTGCAGGGAAAAAGGCAGCTGAAGCTACTAAATCATGGAGAAACTTATGTTATGAATGCGCCAAATCTATCAATCAGATTTCTTCCAGGTCCTGGGACAGATTGGGTTGGCAATGTCAAGATCCAGTGCCAAGAAACTGGTCTGGAAGCTGAGTATTGTTGCAAGAGCAGTTCTTTTATGTGGCGCAGAGGAAATCATCGATATATTAAAGGGAAGATATTCGAGTCATCATCGTTGAAGACTCTTTATGAGATTGATGGTCACTGGGATAG AATTGTCAGAGTGAAGGACATCAATAGTGGGGAATTTACAGATATATACAATGCAAAAGAAGTCATTTCAAGGCTGAATGCTACTATTGTCAAGGATCCTAGG GAATTGTGGCCAAGTGAATCAGCTGTGGTGTGGAGTGAGGTGAGCCAGTGCATCCTGAGCAAAGACTGGGAGAAAGCAAGAGAAGCAAAGAGAACTGTTGAGGAAAAACAGAGGGAGctactgagagagagaggctcaaTTGGGGAAAGTTGGGTTCCTAAGCATTTTACTGTGTCTCATAGCAAGGAAAATGGGTGGGATTGCTCACCTATTCAGAAGCGGGTCCCACCAGGGCCCATAGTCGTGCCCCTTTGA
- the LOC109003103 gene encoding subtilisin-like protease SBT2.6, which yields MNMCISVSENWCAVLVLFSVLIIGKAEIFIVTIEGEPIISYRGGVDGFEATAVESDENIDTTSEIVTSYARHLDLKHDMLLGMLFEQGTYKKLYSYRHLINGFAVHISPEQAEILRRAPGVKSVEKDWKVRKLTIHTPQFLGLPTGVWPTGGGFDRAGEDIIIGFVDSGIFPHHPSFATRNTEPYGPVPKYRGKCELDPDTKKDFCNGKIIGAQHFAQAAIAAGQFNPSVDFASPMDGDGHGSHTAAIAAGNNGVPVRMHGHEFGRASGMAPRARIAVYKALYRNFGGFVADVVAAIDQAVYDGVDILSLSVGPNSPPANTKTTFLNPFDATLLSAVKAGVFVAQAAGNGGPFPKTLVSYSPWITSVAAAIDDRRYKNHLNLGNGKVLAGIGLSPATHSNQSYTLVAANDVLLDSSVMKYSPSDCQRPEVLNKNLVQGNILLCGYSFNFVVGTASIKKVSETAKILGAIGFVLAVENVSPGTKFDPVPVGIPGILISDVDKSMDLIDYYNISTSRDWTGRVRSFKATGSIGDGLMPILHKSAPQVALYSARGPNIKDFSFQDADLLKPDILAPGSLIWAAWSPNGTDEPNYAGEGFALISGTSMAAPHIAGIAALVKRKHPHWSPAAIKSALMTTSTTLDRAGRPLQAQQSSETEATKFVTATPFDYGSGHVNPRAALDPGLIFDAGYGDYLGFLCTTPGIDAHEIKKYTSSPCNYTMGHPWNLNTPSITISHLVGTQTVTRRVTNVAEEETYVIRTRMAPAIAIEASPPAMTLLPGASRKFSVTLTVRSMTGKYSFGEVLMQGSRGHKVRIPVVAMGYKR from the exons ATGAATATGTGCATATCCGTATCGGAAAATTGGTGCGCTGTTTTGGTGCTATTTAGCGTTTTGATTATCGGAAAAGCAGAGATTTTCATAGTGACAATTGAAGGAGAGCCTATAATAAGTTACAGAGGTGGGGTTGATGGTTTTGAAGCCACAGCTGTGGAGTCCGATGAGAATATTGACACCACCAG CGAAATTGTGACATCCTATGCTCGTCACCTTGATTTGAAACATGATATGCTTCTCGGGATGCTGTTTGAGCAAGGGACCTACAAGAAGCTCTATAGCTATCGGCATCTTATAAATGGATTTGCAGTTCACATTTCTCCTGAACAG GCAGAGATCCTAAGACGTGCCCCTGGTGTGAAGTCAGTGGAGAAAGATTGGAAGGTGAGGAAACTTACCATACATACCCCACAGTTTTTGGGGCTTCCAACCGGAGTATGGCCCACGGGAGGTGGCTTTGATAGGGCTGGAGAGGATATTATTATCGGATTTGTGGACTCGGGGATCTTTCCGCACCATCCAAGCTTTGCAACCCGTAATACTGAACCATATGGACCTGTTCCAAAGTATAGAGGAAAATGCGAGCTTGATCCCGACACTAAGAAGGACTTCTGTAATGGGAAGATTATTGGAGCCCAACATTTTGCTCAAGCTGCGATTGCTGCTGGGCAATTTAACCCTTCTGTTGATTTTGCCTCGCCTATGGATGGCGATGGCCATGGAAG TCACACAGCTGCTATTGCAGCTGGAAATAATGGAGTTCCTGTTAGAATGCATGGCCATGAATTTGGGAGGGCAAGCGGAATGGCTCCTCGTGCCAG GATTGCTGTATACAAGGCACTCTACAGGAATTTTGGGGGTTTTGTTGCTGATGTAGTTGCTGCAATTGATCAG GCTGTTTATGATGGGGTGGATATACTCAGCCTCTCAGTGGGACCAAACAGTCCTCCAGCAAACACGAAGACCACATTTTTAAATCCTTTTGATGCCACACTTCTATCAGCTGTGAAAGCTGGTGTATTTGTTGCACAAGCAGCTGGAAATGGAGGTCCTTTTCCTAAAACTTTGGTTTCTTACAGCCCATGGATAACATCTGTGGCAGCTGCAATTGATGACCGCAGATACAAAAACCATCTGAATCTCGGAAATGGAAAAGTCTTGGCTGGAATTGGATTGTCTC CTGCTACACATTCTAATCAATCATATACCTTGGTTGCTGCAAATGATGTACTGCTGGATTCTTCAGTAATGAAATACAGCCCCTCAGACTGCCAGAGACCCGAGGTTCTAAACAAGAACTTGGTTCAGGGGAACATTCTTCTTTGTGGCTACTcctttaattttgttgttggtACAGCATCAATCAAGAAAGTGTCAGAAACAGCCAAGATCCTAGGTGCCATTGGCTTTGTTTTAGCTGTGGAAAATGTTTCTCCTGGGACAAAATTTGATCCTGTTCCTGTTGGCATTCCGGGGATTCTTATCTCAGATGTCGACAAGTCAAtg GATCTTATAGACTATTACAACATCTCTACATCAAGAGATTGGACTGGACGCGTGAGAAGCTTCAAAGCAACTGGTAGCATTGGGGATGGCTTGATGCCTATACTCCATAAATCAGCACCTCAGGTGGCATTATATTCTGCTCGAGGTCCCAATATAAAAGATTTCAGCTTCCAAGATGCAGATCTTCTCAAACCAGACATTCTGGCTCCTGGTTCTCTAATTTGGGCTGCTTGGTCTCCAAACGGAACGGATGAGCCTAACTATGCTG GAGAGGGATTTGCCTTGATATCTGGAACTAGCATGGCTGCGCCACATATAGCTGGAATAGCTGCTCTTGTAAAGCGGAAGCACCCTCATTGGAGCCCTGCTGCTATCAAGTCAGCCTTGATGACAACATCAACAACGTTGGACAGAGCAGGAAGGCCTCTTCAAGCGCAACAATCTTCTGAAACAGAAGCTACGAAGTTTGTCACTGCTACACCTTTTGATTATGGTAGTGGCCATGTTAATCCAAGAGCTGCTCTGGACCCTGGACTTATTTTTGATGCAG GTTATGGGGATTACTTGGGGTTCCTGTGCACAACTCCAGGTATTGATGCTCACGAGATAAAGAAATACACAAGCTCGCCGTGCAACTACACCATGGGCCATCCATGGAACCTCAACACCCCGTCAATAACAATCTCCCATCTTGTGGGGACTCAAACTGTTACTCGCAGAGTCACAAATGTAGCTGAGGAAGAAACCTATGTAATCAGAACCAGAATGGCTCCAGCCATTGCCATTGAAGCCAGTCCTCCAGCAATGACTCTGTTACCTGGTGCTTCACGAAAATTCTCCGTGACGCTCACCGTCAGATCAATGACTGGAAAATACAGTTTTGGAGAGGTTTTAATGCAAGGCAGCCGAGGGCACAAGGTGAGGATCCCAGTGGTAGCTATGGGATACAAACGATAG
- the LOC109003101 gene encoding pentatricopeptide repeat-containing protein At2g13600-like, protein MIREAIGSLLHHCSKTKAFRHGLSLHAAAFKTALQFDIIIANHILNMYAKCGNIVSARRVFDEMSERNLVSWSAMISGCDQVGEHPMALELFSKMCPAPNEYVFASAISASASLMAMPQGQQLHAKSLKFGYASVSFVCNSLISMYMKCGRCNDALSVYTSTPEPNSVSYNALISGFVENGQLERGFEVFKLMHQQGFVPDRFTFIGALEICTDSNDCVMGTALHAQTVKLELDSMPFIGNVMISMYSRFSLIDEAEKVFRLIKLKDVISWNTIIAAYSHCDEHSKGLSVFKGMANDYYVRPDDFTFASVLAACASLASIRHGKQIHAHIIRTRLYQDVGVGNALVNMYAKCGSIGCARNVFNRIHHRNNFSWNTMIAGFANHGLGEWALDLFEQMKAMGLNPDSVTFVGLLMACNHAGLVDKGEVLFNSMEKDYGITPDIQHFSCLIDMLGRAGRLRKAEEYIKKFPFGHDPVVLGSLLSACRLHGDIVIGEWLAKQLLKTQPVTSSPYVLLANLYALDEMWGDVAEARNMLKGSGLRKTPGHSLIEVNGNFEKFTIGDFSHTRIHGIKNILRTLNWAVREVFLAI, encoded by the coding sequence ATGATAAGGGAAGCCATTGGTTCGCTTTTGCACCACTGCTCGAAAACCAAGGCGTTCCGACATGGTCTTTCCCTTCATGCCGCCGCCTTTAAAACGGCGTTGCAATTTGATATCATCATTGCCAACCACATCCTCAACATGTATGCGAAGTGTGGTAACATTGTTTCTGCTCGTCGCGTGTTTGATGAGATGTCCGAAAGAAACCTTGTGTCCTGGTCGGCCATGATTTCGGGTTGTGATCAGGTCGGAGAGCATCCGATGGCACTTGAACTATTTTCTAAAATGTGTCCTGCGCCCAACGAGTACGTATTTGCCAGTGCTATCAGTGCATCTGCCAGCCTCATGGCAATGCCACAGGGACAACAACTTCATGCTAAATCACTGAAGTTTGGCTATGCATCCGTCTCATTTGTTTGTAACTCTCTGATCTCGATGTATATGAAATGTGGTCGATGCAATGATGCCTTATCAGTGTATACTAGTACACCAGAACCTAACTCTGTTTCATATAATGCTCTCATTTCTGGGTTTGTAGAAAATGGGCAGCTTGAAAGGGGGTTTGAAGTGTTCAAACTAATGCACCAACAAGGTTTTGTACCAGATCGTTTTACTTTCATTGGAGCTTTGGAGATTTGCACTGATTCAAATGATTGCGTAATGGGAACAGCGTTGCATGCCCAAACAGTCAAGCTTGAGCTCGACTCCATGCCTTTTATTGGAAATGTGATGATATCAATGTACTCGAGATTTAGTTTGATAGATGAAGCGGAGAAGGTCTTCAGATTAATTAAATTGAAAGATGTCATTTCATGGAACACGATTATCGCTGCTTATTCTCATTGCGATGAGCATTCAAAGGGTTTAAGTGTTTTCAAAGGGATGGCGAATGACTATTATGTGAGACCTGATGACTTCACCTTTGCCAGTGTCCTTGCCGCCTGTGCTAGTCTTGCTTCCATTCGCCATGGCAAGCAGATTCATGCTCATATAATCAGAACAAGGCTGTATCAAGATGTGGGAGTTGGTAATGCTCTAGTGAACATGTATGCTAAATGTGGTTCCATTGGATGTGCACGTAACGTTTTTAACAGAATACACCATCGcaataatttttcatggaaCACCATGATTGCTGGATTTGCAAATCATGGGCTTGGTGAATGGGCCCTAGACCTTTTTGAGCAGATGAAGGCCATGGGTTTAAATCCAGATTCTGTGACATTCGTTGGACTTCTCATGGCTTGCAATCATGCAGGGCTTGTGGACAAGGGCGAAGTTCTTTTTAATTCAATGGAAAAAGATTATGGGATTACTCCTGATATACAACATTTCTCATGTCTTATTGATATGTTGGGACGGGCTGGGAGATTAAGAAAGGCTGAAGAGTACATCAAGAAATTTCCTTTTGGGCATGACCCAGTTGTTTTAGGGAGCTTGCTTTCGGCATGTCGCCTGCATGGGGATATTGTAATCGGGGAGTGGTTGGCTAAACAACTCCTAAAGACTCAGCCTGTGACTAGTTCACCTTATGTTCTATTGGCGAACTTGTATGCTTTGGATGAGATGTGGGGTGATGTTGCGGAGGCAAGGAATATGTTGAAGGGTAGTGGGTTGAGGAAGACACCTGGCCATAGTCTGATTGAAGTAAacggaaattttgaaaaattcactATAGGGGATTTTTCTCATACAAGGATTCATGGGATAAAGAACATTCTAAGAACTTTAAATTGGGCAGTGCGTGAAGTCTTCTTGGCCATATGA